From the Bacteroidota bacterium genome, the window TTTTACCTACGGCCGTAGGACCGCAGATAATCGTTAGCTTTTTCTTTTTAAGAATATTACTCATTTTCCGGATCATAACCGGGTAACTTCAGTCCAAGCTCCTTGCCGCGAATCAGCATAAAACCGAAGGCTTCATCGTAATCATTCCTTATCTCTCCTTCCAGGATGGCCTCCCTGATGGCATTTTTTATTATTCCTACTTCTCTTCCGGGAGGAATGTTAAAGGTCTTCATGATAATCTCCCCGGTGACGGGAGGCTGCCAATTGCGGAGACGGTCCTTTTCCTCTATCTCCTTTAGCTTTTCCCTGACAATTTTGAAGTTTTCCAGGAATTTTTTGACTTTCCTCGGATTCTTTGAAGTAATATCTGCTTCGCACAAGGTCATTAGCCTGTCGATGTCGTCCCCGGCCTCAAAAAGCAGCCTTCTTACTGCCGAATCGGTTACGGTTTCCTCAGAAAGTGCTATAGGACGAAGGTGAAGCTGCACCATTTTCTTTACGAAGCGCATCTTTTCATTCATGGGCAGCTTTAATTGCCGGAAAATCGCAGGGATCATCTTTGCTCCCACAAACTCATGAGCATGAAAGGTCCATCCGGCTTTTTCATCGTATTTTTTGGTGACAGGCTTAGCTATATCATGTAAGATGGCGGCCCAGCGCAGCCACAAGTCATCAGAAACCTTAGCAACATTATCAAGCACCTGGAGGGTGTGATAAAAATTATCCTTATGGCCTTTTCCACCCTGATATTCAGCTCCTTTTAATGCAACAAACTGTGGGAACAGTATTTCCAGCAACCCCGAATCATCCAGCATAATGAAACCTCTTGATGGAACCGGAGAAGCAATAATCTTGTTGAGCTCATCCACAACTCTTTCCATCGACACTATCCGTATGCGCTCCTTATTCTCTGAAATAGCGCGGAAAGAAGCTTCCTCAATGTGAAAACCAAGCTGTGTTGCAAAACGTATTGCACGCATCATCCGGAGGGGATCATCAGAATAAGTAATGTTGGGATCAAGTGGTGTGCGGATGATTTTTTCCCTGATATCTTCCATCCCATTGAATGGATCCAGCAACTCACCAAAATGGTCGGGATAAAGGTTCAATGCCATGGCATTGATAGTAAAATCCCTGCGGTTCTGGTCATCCTGGAGTGTCCCGTCTTCCACGACAGGCTTCCTTGAATCACTGCGATAAGATTCCTTCCTGGATCCCACAAATTCTATGATCCAGTCCCGTTCCCCCTTGTATTTCAACATGGCAGTACCAAAATTCCTGAAATAATTGACATTAACCCCCTTACCGAGCTTTGATGCCACTTTGCGGGCAAGTTCTATGCCGCTTCCAACCGCTACGATGTCGATATCACAGGATGGTCGCTTAAGAATAAGATCCCTTACATAACCTCCTATGACATAGGCAGGATAGCCGAGCTCATGAGCTGCTCCAGAAATGATCCTGAAAACGGGTTGCTGTATTTTTTCCGGCCAATTCATTGAAATTGCAAAATTAAGAAAAAGCAGGAAGTGAAATTGTTTTCTTATACATCACCGGGTACCGAATTCATTACGGATGCGAATATATCCCGGATAATCAATAGGAGTGCCGCTTACATAAATAGTGGGTTTGGCCTTTACCAGGATACGGGTGGGTCTTTCCCCTTTTTCTGAGAGGTTCAAGGCAAAATTGATCAATGCATCGGCGGCTTTCCCGTCAATAGCCTGGTTGAGGTTGAAAGACACTTCCACCGGGATATTCTCCATCCCTCCATCAGGTGGAATTTCAATGCGCTTGCTTAAAATCCCCCGGGTCATCTCAATATCATCAATGTATAAAATCCAATCGAGACGGTTCAAAGCAGCTACACTGCCATTAGGATTACGTACCTGGATATTGAGGACGAAATCCAAAGGAAGGTTTCCCGAAGCAAAGGCACCCATGATCTTCGTAATTTCCAGCAGGGAAATATCACTCATGCGGTTCACATCATCAATCTTGACCCCGGCCAGGGTTGTCCCTTCCATATTGTAAATCCTGAAATCACATTTTGCCAGTGTCTTCAACTCATTGGCCTGTCGCACCACCGAGCAGGATGTAATGCACACGGAAAGGGCTATCAGGATAATTATTTGTTTTAATAATTTTCTCTTCATGTAAAGGGCGAGTGTATGTTCCGTAATGGATTGCGGAGTAGTTTCCTGTCCACCGACACGAAAGTTTGAGCGTTTGCTCGAGGGGCTTGCAAATGTACTTACGACTGCGCGCTGGCTTTTATACTGCTTTTGCCAAATCATTAATCAATATTTTAAACATTTGTCCTGCTAAGAATGCTTTGAATTCTGGATTATCATTGTATTCCTTAAAAACTTCAAAGTTGCTGTCAATATGATTTATCATTTTCTCTTTCAAAATATCGGCAAAAGTTATCTGTGCATTTTGAAGGTCGTTTTTACTCAATGATGCACTAATATTGTCCATTGCAGCTTTATCGTCTTTTACATCTTGCATTAAATCCTGTGTCATTTTCCGAACCTTATCCTCATTTGTAAAGGTGGTTCCGAATTTCTCATTAAACGCTTTCACAATGTTTGAGAGATATTCCATTTCTGGCTCGGCTGATCCGCCTCTCATATCAGTAGGAATTGGTTTTAATTCGTCACCTTGCTGTAATTGAATATTAAATTCACTTCCTTTTTGAAGCCGGTAACTTTCCATGTCGATATTATCCAAAATCCCTTGAGCCAAATCTTCATCTCGTTGCTTGCCAAGTTTATTTTGCAAGTGGTTTAAAAACAAGTATAATCTTTCCAAATACGGATTTACAAAAGGTACTATCTGAGCAAGGAAAACATATAAACGAACATAAGTTTTACATTTTGCTCTAAAATCGTCTTGTTGTTCTTCGTTTAAAGTTTTTCTAAAAATTTCTGCTGCTGCATCTAAAATTGTGTGTAATTGGTCAACTGGTACATTAGAAATAATCTTGTGCGAAAACTCATGTACTTGTTCAGGTGTATAAATCTGAAACGCATCTAAAGCAGCTTGTAAGTCAAATAATTTATTTGGGTCGGTTGCTTCGCTAAGAATTGTTGTTTCAAAAAACGGGTCGAACGACTTCTTAATTTCTTCTGCATCATTGGCAAAATCCAAAACAAATGTGTCTTTTTTGCCAGATGTTGTTCTATTCAAACGTGAAAGTGTTTGAACTGCATTTACACCACCTAATTTCTTGTCAACATACATTGTGTGCAAAAGCGGTTGGTCAAAGCCAGTTTGGTATTTATTTGCAACTATCAGAAAACGAAATTCCGATTTTTTAAACTCATCAGGAATTGCCGAACTTGAAAAATGATTTAAAGAAGATTCTGTTTCTCCGTCTATATCTCCTGAAAATGCCACAATAGCTTTGAATGGATTATTTGTTTTAGCCAAATAATTATCAAATGCCGTTTTGTATTTTACTGCATTTTTACGACTACTTGTAACAACCATAGCCTTTGCCAGTCCATTAATTTTTTTCTGACGAATAACACTATCCATAAAATGGTCAATGATTAATGCAGTTTTCTTTGCTATTGCGTGTTCGTGGCTTTCAACAAATATTTTCAGTTTCTTTTGTGCTTTGTTTTTGTCATATGCTGGGTCGTCTTCAATCTTCTTTAATAAAGCATAATAGCTTTGATATGTTGTGTAATTCTGCAATACATCAAGAATAAAATTTTCCTCAATGGCTTGTTTCATTGAATAAAGATGAAATGCTTTAAATTTTTCTTTACCACCAGCCTGTCCGGCAGACAGGTTGTCATTGTATTTTTCGCCAAACAATTCGAGTGTCTTATTTTTAGGCGTTGCAGTAAAAGCAAAATAACTCGCATTCGAAAGCATTTTCCTGCCTTTTACAATTTCTACAATTTCATCTTCGTCTGTCCATTCTTCAGCATTTTCTTCATCAATTTCTTTTGATAGGGTCTCATTTAATTTTCCTGCTGTATTTCCGCTTTGGCTACTGTGGGCTTCGTCTATGATGATTGCGAATTTGTTTCCGGGCAGTTCGCCAATTTCATTAACAATGTATGGGAATTTTTGAATAGTCGTGATAATGATTTTCTTGCCTTCTTCCAAAGCAGTTTTCAGTTGTTTACTACCTTCGGTAATGGCTTCAACAACACCTTTCACCTGCTCAAATTGTTTGATGTTGTTTCGTATTTGTGTGTCCAACACTTTACGGTCGGTTACCACGATAACAGTATCAAAAACAGTATTAGCATTTCCCTTATCGAATAAGCCAACCAACTGATGAGCAAGCCATGAAATGGAATTTGATTTACCTGAACCAGCCGAATGTTGTATTAAATAGCGTTTGCCTGCTCCGTTTTCCTTTGCATTATTGAGAAGTTTATCAACGGCATCAATTTGGTGGTAACGAGGGAAAATAAGTTTCTTTACTTTTTCTTTCTTTACTTGTCCATCGGGCAGAATCTTTTCTTTTTCTTCTTCAAATAACTGAACATAGTTCTGAATGATGTTTGTTAAACGGTCTTTGGTCAAAATCTCCTTCCAGAGATAATCGGTTTTTATGCCATTAGGATTGTGTGGATTACCTGCTCCGTTATTATTCCCTTTGTTGAAGGGCAAAAAGTAAGTATTTTCCCCTTTTAAGTGCGTCGCCATCCAAACCTGCTCTGTATCAACCGCAAAATGCACCAAACACCTCCCTAAACGGAATAATTCTTCTTTTGGGTCGCGATGGGTTTTGTATTGCTTAATGGCATCCTTTACAGTTTGTTTGGTAAGTTCGTTTTTAAGTTCGAATGTAATTATTGGCAGACCATTGATAAAAACCACTAAATCCAGCGAATTTTCATTTTGATTGCTGTAATGCACCTGCCTTGTTACTGAAAATATATTTTGATTGTATAGGGCTGAATCTTTTTCGTTTAAGTTGGAAACTGGTTTATCAAAAAACAATTTAAGCTTGATATTATTGTCAGTTATACCTTTGCGTAAAACTTCAATAATCCCAAACGTTTTAATTTGGTTATTTAAACGATACAATACTTTGCTTCTGTAATTGCTTCCGTGAATGGTTTGCAATTTCATAACTTCTTTTTCCTGTGTGGTTTGCAGAAAATTGAAAAGCAAATCTTCGTCCACACAATCCACACGGTTGTATTGGCTGTGATGTCTTTCTTCAAAAGCATTTACCAAACACAAGTGCTGTGTAATATGGGCTTCGAGACCTTTTTCTGTTGTGTCGGTTTTCATTTATTTAGCTTGTTGTTTCCTCCATGCATCCAAAATCGGTGCGAACTGTATTACTTCATGCGGCTGATTCCATTCTTTGTAAAACGAGGTATCATCACTATTTGGTGCAGGGTTCGGTTTTCTAATCTTAATTCTAGTTGGCATGATTACCGAATCACCTAACAAAATACACTCGCCTCTTCTAAGATTGGAAAACATACTTACAATTCCTCTTATTGAATCAGGCAATAAACTTTTTACATACGCCTGGTCTTCTGGATTTGAAATTCTCAGACAAAGAAATGTATTGCATTGTGAAAGAATTGTTGCTGAAACTTCTCTCGGTCTTTGACTAATTACAGTTATGCTTATTCCATATTTTCTACCTTCTTTGGAAATTCTTTCAGCTGACAATCTTGCTGCTTCTGAATTTGGGTCTTTGTCATTAAAGTAAATATGTGCTTCATCACAAAAAACTGAAATTGGATATGCTTTTAAGTTTACCTTTTTATACCAATAAGAAAAGTCAAAGAGGCATCTTAACAACAATGAGATAACAGAATTACGAACATCAAATGGAATAGAACTCATATCCACAATCACAATTTTCTTTGGGTTTGATTCTTCACCCAAAATTTTGCGGAATAAAATTTCCATTGATGCAGAAGTGTTGTACTTGGTTGGGTTAAAAATCAAATCGTATCTTTTATCATTTAATCTGGAGTCAATTCGCATTAAAAGTCGAGTAAATACCCCATTAAGAGGACCTTTAATTGGCCCAGTTTTTCCCTGTGCTGGCTCTGTATCTAATTTTCTGAACTCATCAATTATACCATTAAAATCAAAGTAAACAGGTGTGTCTATCGTGATTTTAGGAATTCCTAAAGATTTATTCTCTGCCTGGTTTTCCTTAGCTGACTGTAAAAGTTCTTTGAATTTAGCAATTTGGTTTGGTGCTGCTGATTCCGTTCTATCTACCATCAATCCTAGTAATTCATCGCTTTTCATTAACCAATAAGGAAATTCCAATTCTCCTGCGTTAATATATTCTGCATCTGCTCCAAAGACACTTTTACCATCGCTGCTCTTTTTGTACTCACCGTGTAAGTCAAAAAGAACAACTGTTGATTTGGGAAATTGAGAAATGCTTTGAAGTAATGAAGCTACAGTCCAAGATTTTCCACCACCTGTCTGTCCCAACAATGCTGCATGTCTTGAAAGAAAAGAGTCAAGGTTAATTTTTGCTTCCTGGTTTTTGATAAGGGAAAGTGTTCCAATTGAAAAATTACCTTCTGCAAATGATTCATATACCTTATCAATTATATCTGGCAAAACAGCAAAAACATCATTGTTCACTGTTGGCAAAAGGTCTGTTCCTCTTTCAAATTTCTCAGACGCATCAATTGTTCCTACAGGAATTACAGAGATAATCCTGATTGGACTTTGAATTAAATATTCATCCGCACTTTCGGCTTTCTTTATGTCGCTGCTTAATAGTGATGTTTCTTTCATTGAAATGTCTGTAATCATTGAAAGTAGCATTCCATTTGG encodes:
- a CDS encoding DEAD/DEAH box helicase family protein translates to MKTDTTEKGLEAHITQHLCLVNAFEERHHSQYNRVDCVDEDLLFNFLQTTQEKEVMKLQTIHGSNYRSKVLYRLNNQIKTFGIIEVLRKGITDNNIKLKLFFDKPVSNLNEKDSALYNQNIFSVTRQVHYSNQNENSLDLVVFINGLPIITFELKNELTKQTVKDAIKQYKTHRDPKEELFRLGRCLVHFAVDTEQVWMATHLKGENTYFLPFNKGNNNGAGNPHNPNGIKTDYLWKEILTKDRLTNIIQNYVQLFEEEKEKILPDGQVKKEKVKKLIFPRYHQIDAVDKLLNNAKENGAGKRYLIQHSAGSGKSNSISWLAHQLVGLFDKGNANTVFDTVIVVTDRKVLDTQIRNNIKQFEQVKGVVEAITEGSKQLKTALEEGKKIIITTIQKFPYIVNEIGELPGNKFAIIIDEAHSSQSGNTAGKLNETLSKEIDEENAEEWTDEDEIVEIVKGRKMLSNASYFAFTATPKNKTLELFGEKYNDNLSAGQAGGKEKFKAFHLYSMKQAIEENFILDVLQNYTTYQSYYALLKKIEDDPAYDKNKAQKKLKIFVESHEHAIAKKTALIIDHFMDSVIRQKKINGLAKAMVVTSSRKNAVKYKTAFDNYLAKTNNPFKAIVAFSGDIDGETESSLNHFSSSAIPDEFKKSEFRFLIVANKYQTGFDQPLLHTMYVDKKLGGVNAVQTLSRLNRTTSGKKDTFVLDFANDAEEIKKSFDPFFETTILSEATDPNKLFDLQAALDAFQIYTPEQVHEFSHKIISNVPVDQLHTILDAAAEIFRKTLNEEQQDDFRAKCKTYVRLYVFLAQIVPFVNPYLERLYLFLNHLQNKLGKQRDEDLAQGILDNIDMESYRLQKGSEFNIQLQQGDELKPIPTDMRGGSAEPEMEYLSNIVKAFNEKFGTTFTNEDKVRKMTQDLMQDVKDDKAAMDNISASLSKNDLQNAQITFADILKEKMINHIDSNFEVFKEYNDNPEFKAFLAGQMFKILINDLAKAV
- a CDS encoding DUF87 domain-containing protein gives rise to the protein MADYKIGKVVSVSGDSISVSLFDQSDSEETVYGVPDNMNVTIDTSQGPTPILIGQPGTFVMVAIPNGMLLSMITDISMKETSLLSSDIKKAESADEYLIQSPIRIISVIPVGTIDASEKFERGTDLLPTVNNDVFAVLPDIIDKVYESFAEGNFSIGTLSLIKNQEAKINLDSFLSRHAALLGQTGGGKSWTVASLLQSISQFPKSTVVLFDLHGEYKKSSDGKSVFGADAEYINAGELEFPYWLMKSDELLGLMVDRTESAAPNQIAKFKELLQSAKENQAENKSLGIPKITIDTPVYFDFNGIIDEFRKLDTEPAQGKTGPIKGPLNGVFTRLLMRIDSRLNDKRYDLIFNPTKYNTSASMEILFRKILGEESNPKKIVIVDMSSIPFDVRNSVISLLLRCLFDFSYWYKKVNLKAYPISVFCDEAHIYFNDKDPNSEAARLSAERISKEGRKYGISITVISQRPREVSATILSQCNTFLCLRISNPEDQAYVKSLLPDSIRGIVSMFSNLRRGECILLGDSVIMPTRIKIRKPNPAPNSDDTSFYKEWNQPHEVIQFAPILDAWRKQQAK
- a CDS encoding CCA tRNA nucleotidyltransferase, whose product is MNWPEKIQQPVFRIISGAAHELGYPAYVIGGYVRDLILKRPSCDIDIVAVGSGIELARKVASKLGKGVNVNYFRNFGTAMLKYKGERDWIIEFVGSRKESYRSDSRKPVVEDGTLQDDQNRRDFTINAMALNLYPDHFGELLDPFNGMEDIREKIIRTPLDPNITYSDDPLRMMRAIRFATQLGFHIEEASFRAISENKERIRIVSMERVVDELNKIIASPVPSRGFIMLDDSGLLEILFPQFVALKGAEYQGGKGHKDNFYHTLQVLDNVAKVSDDLWLRWAAILHDIAKPVTKKYDEKAGWTFHAHEFVGAKMIPAIFRQLKLPMNEKMRFVKKMVQLHLRPIALSEETVTDSAVRRLLFEAGDDIDRLMTLCEADITSKNPRKVKKFLENFKIVREKLKEIEEKDRLRNWQPPVTGEIIMKTFNIPPGREVGIIKNAIREAILEGEIRNDYDEAFGFMLIRGKELGLKLPGYDPENE